From one Halothece sp. PCC 7418 genomic stretch:
- the minE gene encoding cell division topological specificity factor MinE: MMDLLERIFNRNPSPSSRDEAKQRLKLIIAHDRSGLSEETLEAMRKEILEVVARYVEIDIESTEFNLENEEGITALIANLPIRRVKQ, translated from the coding sequence ATGATGGATCTTCTAGAACGAATTTTTAACCGTAATCCATCCCCTAGTAGTCGGGATGAAGCCAAACAACGCCTAAAACTCATTATTGCCCATGACCGATCGGGGTTAAGCGAAGAAACTTTAGAAGCAATGCGGAAAGAAATTTTAGAAGTGGTCGCTCGTTATGTCGAAATTGACATTGAAAGTACCGAGTTTAACCTCGAAAATGAAGAAGGGATCACCGCCCTAATTGCTAACTTACCCATCCGTCGCGTCAAACAATAG
- a CDS encoding CHAT domain-containing protein, translating to MNDRFQENTLELTLEEKGFPVVHLATHGQFSSNLEDTFILTWDDRITINEFPQLLQSGEAPSGHFGK from the coding sequence ATCAATGATCGCTTTCAAGAAAACACTCTCGAATTAACCCTAGAAGAGAAAGGCTTTCCTGTCGTTCATTTAGCTACTCATGGGCAGTTTAGTTCCAATTTAGAAGATACTTTTATTCTCACTTGGGATGATCGAATTACGATTAATGAGTTTCCTCAACTCTTACAATCAGGAGAAGCACCCTCGGGACACTTTGGAAAGTAA
- a CDS encoding ATP-binding cassette domain-containing protein, which yields MSLSINQREFVVVAGVSGGGKSTLMDALNGSRPATSGTVLVNAMDLYQNYNAYRSQIGYVPQKDIVHTDLTVHEALDFAAQLRMPTDTTVQERQQRLDEVLEELRLTHRRDVPIKALSGGQLKRVSIGLSSPLIKIQWIHSCCDSMD from the coding sequence ATTTCCCTATCTATTAATCAACGAGAATTTGTCGTTGTTGCAGGGGTGAGTGGGGGCGGAAAATCAACCTTGATGGATGCCTTGAATGGTTCTCGTCCAGCGACCAGTGGCACGGTTTTGGTGAATGCCATGGATTTATATCAAAACTATAACGCCTATCGCTCTCAAATTGGCTATGTCCCGCAAAAAGATATTGTTCATACTGACTTAACGGTACATGAGGCGTTAGACTTTGCTGCTCAGTTAAGAATGCCCACAGATACCACTGTACAGGAACGGCAACAGCGTCTCGATGAGGTTTTAGAAGAGTTAAGATTAACTCATCGGCGGGATGTTCCCATTAAGGCGCTGAGTGGGGGACAGTTAAAGCGAGTTTCTATTGGCTTGAGTTCTCCATTGATTAAAATTCAATGGATTCACTCTTGTTGTGACTCAATGGATTAA
- a CDS encoding RNA-guided endonuclease TnpB family protein, which produces MLSLNYQYKLKVNKQQASTIDEWLDICKSVYNFALRERKDWVNSRKCPIDRCSLESEYIIPPDAPRPTYARQCKSLGVAKKKFPRLKIPQSQVLQQTLKVLDEAFANMWKRGFGFPRFKKKMRSFVLPQVKPDCIQGKTITLPKLGKLPLVLSRPIPEGFIPKQVRIIKKASGYYININLQLDVDVPDVPPHGYPIGIDLGLEKFLATSEGELIKGHKFLKEYEGKLKLLQGQLKNKKKGSRRWKNISRRIARLYEKITNCRKDFFYKTAHHLCDQAGMIFVEDLNLKALGRSALRKACLDAAWGTFVSILSYVCWKRDVYFAKVNANGTSQICSECGVNCGKKTLSERVHKCPDCGFQADRDVAAAMVVKKRGESTVGATGRMLDQGNDCGDEVSTLSSITL; this is translated from the coding sequence ATGCTCAGTCTTAACTACCAGTATAAGCTCAAAGTCAATAAACAACAGGCTTCTACCATTGATGAATGGCTAGATATTTGTAAGTCTGTTTATAATTTTGCCTTGAGAGAGCGTAAAGACTGGGTGAATTCTAGAAAATGTCCAATTGATCGCTGTTCCCTTGAATCCGAGTATATCATTCCTCCCGATGCTCCTAGACCAACTTATGCAAGACAGTGTAAAAGTCTAGGAGTGGCGAAGAAAAAGTTTCCCCGATTAAAAATTCCACAATCTCAGGTACTTCAACAAACTCTAAAAGTTTTGGATGAAGCCTTTGCCAATATGTGGAAAAGAGGGTTTGGTTTTCCTAGATTCAAGAAAAAGATGCGTTCTTTTGTCCTTCCCCAAGTCAAACCAGACTGTATTCAAGGGAAAACGATCACTCTTCCCAAACTAGGAAAACTACCGTTAGTTCTTTCTCGCCCCATTCCTGAAGGGTTTATTCCTAAACAAGTCAGGATAATTAAGAAAGCAAGTGGGTACTACATTAATATCAATCTTCAATTAGATGTTGATGTTCCTGATGTACCCCCTCATGGATATCCAATTGGCATTGATTTAGGATTAGAGAAATTTCTAGCAACCAGTGAAGGGGAACTCATTAAAGGTCATAAGTTCTTGAAGGAGTACGAAGGCAAGCTGAAATTGCTGCAAGGTCAACTCAAGAATAAGAAGAAGGGTTCTCGTCGCTGGAAAAACATCAGTCGTCGTATCGCAAGACTCTATGAAAAGATAACTAACTGTCGCAAGGATTTCTTCTATAAAACCGCTCATCACCTTTGTGATCAAGCAGGAATGATCTTTGTTGAAGACCTTAATCTCAAAGCATTAGGACGATCAGCGTTAAGAAAAGCGTGCCTTGATGCTGCTTGGGGAACATTTGTTAGCATTCTGTCCTATGTTTGTTGGAAACGAGATGTTTATTTTGCCAAAGTTAACGCTAATGGAACCAGTCAAATTTGTTCTGAATGTGGGGTTAACTGCGGTAAGAAAACTCTTTCTGAACGGGTGCATAAGTGTCCAGATTGTGGGTTCCAAGCAGATAGAGACGTAGCGGCGGCGATGGTAGTAAAGAAACGTGGAGAAAGTACCGTCGGTGCGACGGGAAGAATGCTCGATCAGGGCAATGATTGCGGGGATGAAGTTTCGACTTTGTCTAGTATCACCCTTTGA
- the egtC gene encoding ergothioneine biosynthesis protein EgtC has product MCRLLGYLGSPIQLDQLLSQPQHSLVVQAYQPKEMESALMNADGFGIGWYHPEKATPPYIYKQTSPIWSDLNLPQISRYVEAGCWLGYVRSATPGLAVDLSNCQPFSSEGLSLSETLLFTHNGYINQFRKTLYRPLRLSLHDEVYLHIQGTTDSEHIFALILHQLYTQPQLSLAEAVEIALNQLNDIAKDQGNIYFCANIVISDGKQLVASRFASHSPAPSLYCLENDPNHAGAVIIASEPLFEGNWKRCPEQSMICVGEDGTVHINQVTPQRYL; this is encoded by the coding sequence ATGTGCCGTCTCCTTGGTTATCTCGGTTCACCAATACAGCTAGACCAACTCTTATCTCAACCCCAACACTCCCTAGTTGTCCAAGCCTATCAACCCAAAGAAATGGAGTCAGCGCTGATGAATGCAGACGGATTTGGGATTGGTTGGTATCATCCTGAAAAAGCAACGCCTCCTTATATCTATAAACAGACAAGCCCCATTTGGAGTGATTTGAACCTGCCCCAGATTAGTCGTTATGTGGAAGCAGGGTGCTGGTTGGGTTATGTTCGCAGCGCCACTCCTGGTTTAGCGGTCGATTTAAGTAACTGTCAGCCCTTTAGCAGTGAAGGCTTATCCCTTTCTGAAACCTTATTATTCACCCATAATGGATATATCAATCAGTTTCGGAAAACTCTTTATCGTCCCCTGCGTCTTAGCCTCCATGATGAGGTTTATCTGCACATTCAGGGAACAACTGACTCCGAACATATTTTTGCCTTAATTCTCCATCAACTTTATACCCAACCGCAACTTTCCTTAGCAGAAGCTGTAGAAATTGCGTTAAACCAACTTAATGATATTGCAAAAGATCAAGGCAATATTTATTTTTGCGCCAATATCGTGATTAGTGATGGCAAACAGCTAGTCGCCAGCCGATTTGCCAGTCATTCCCCCGCCCCGAGTCTCTACTGCTTAGAAAATGACCCCAACCATGCAGGTGCGGTTATTATTGCATCAGAACCGTTATTTGAGGGAAACTGGAAACGTTGTCCAGAGCAAAGTATGATTTGTGTGGGAGAGGATGGAACAGTTCACATCAATCAAGTCACACCGCAGCGCTATTTATAA
- the minD gene encoding septum site-determining protein MinD: protein MSRIIVITSGKGGVGKTTTTANLGSALAKLGNKVALVDADFGLRNLDLLLGLESRVVYTAIDVINGECRLEQALVKDKRQSGMVLLPAAQSRGKEAISREQMKDLVTRLAPDYDYVVIDCPAGIEMGFQNAIAPASEALIITTPEVAAVRDADRVIGLLEANSITNTKLIVNRVKPEMIQANNMMSVEDILDILAIPLIGIIPDDERIIVSSNRGEPLVLEEKLSTPGQTFNNIARRIRGDEVSFLNLMEGQDNLLKRIRRWFTEPL, encoded by the coding sequence ATGAGTCGAATTATCGTCATTACCTCCGGAAAAGGCGGTGTGGGCAAAACCACAACCACTGCTAATCTTGGCTCAGCCTTGGCGAAGTTAGGCAATAAAGTGGCGCTGGTTGATGCGGATTTTGGCTTGCGTAACTTAGATTTATTGCTCGGGTTAGAAAGTCGTGTCGTTTACACCGCGATCGATGTTATCAATGGTGAGTGTCGTCTGGAACAGGCTTTAGTCAAAGATAAACGTCAATCGGGGATGGTATTGCTTCCCGCAGCCCAAAGTCGGGGGAAAGAAGCGATTAGCCGAGAACAAATGAAAGATTTAGTCACTCGCCTCGCCCCCGATTATGATTATGTGGTCATTGACTGTCCCGCCGGGATTGAAATGGGCTTTCAAAACGCGATCGCGCCCGCGAGCGAAGCCCTGATTATCACCACCCCAGAAGTGGCTGCGGTGCGTGATGCGGATCGAGTGATTGGATTGCTCGAAGCCAATAGCATTACTAATACTAAACTCATTGTCAATCGAGTGAAACCAGAGATGATCCAAGCCAATAACATGATGAGTGTGGAAGATATTCTCGATATTCTTGCTATTCCTCTCATTGGAATTATTCCCGATGATGAACGGATTATTGTGTCCAGTAATCGCGGTGAACCGCTAGTATTAGAAGAAAAATTATCAACTCCTGGACAAACCTTTAATAATATTGCGCGACGGATTAGAGGCGATGAAGTCAGTTTTTTAAACTTGATGGAAGGTCAAGACAACTTGCTCAAGCGCATCCGTCGTTGGTTTACAGAACCCCTTTAA
- the minC gene encoding septum site-determining protein MinC — translation MNQNGHTTEESPVRLQRDDQQVLLYLPPAPALDVTNDWAQLWQHLNHRLKASEKFWEPQTLVAMQARDRLLDGSQLSAIAQALKQVDLHLSSVETTRRQTAVAAATAGYSVIQPPPVSPQKSAVSSSQIKHSEPLYLKTTVRSGMEVRHEGTIILCGDVNPGGAILAQGDIIIWGRLRGLAHAGIKGDRAGRIFALQLQPTQLRIADTVARAPNTPPQQQQPEIAYIADAGIRITRGLDFAKSHRFVTEKQCWEDLPV, via the coding sequence ATGAACCAGAATGGTCACACCACTGAAGAATCTCCAGTCCGTTTGCAACGGGATGATCAACAGGTGTTACTCTATCTTCCGCCAGCACCAGCACTGGATGTAACCAATGATTGGGCCCAGTTGTGGCAACATTTGAACCATCGCCTCAAGGCAAGTGAAAAATTTTGGGAACCGCAAACTCTAGTTGCGATGCAAGCGCGGGATCGACTTTTGGACGGCTCACAACTCAGCGCGATCGCGCAGGCGTTAAAACAAGTGGATTTACATTTGTCTTCTGTGGAAACCACCCGTCGCCAAACGGCGGTTGCTGCAGCAACTGCGGGTTATTCTGTCATCCAACCCCCTCCCGTCTCTCCTCAGAAATCAGCCGTGAGCAGTAGCCAAATTAAACACAGTGAACCCCTGTACTTAAAAACCACCGTTCGTTCTGGCATGGAAGTCCGTCATGAGGGAACAATTATTCTCTGTGGAGATGTCAACCCAGGAGGAGCGATCCTTGCTCAAGGGGATATTATAATCTGGGGGAGACTGCGAGGACTAGCTCATGCGGGGATCAAAGGCGATCGCGCTGGTCGCATTTTTGCCCTACAACTGCAACCGACCCAACTGCGGATTGCGGATACCGTTGCTCGTGCTCCTAATACCCCTCCCCAACAGCAGCAACCAGAAATTGCTTATATTGCGGACGCAGGGATTCGGATTACACGAGGACTCGATTTTGCGAAAAGCCACCGCTTTGTGACTGAAAAACAATGTTGGGAAGATCTTCCTGTTTAA
- a CDS encoding CHAT domain-containing protein — MRELYQQLEQKSTTKAEALRKSQLSLLNDEKFSHPYYWSAFVLLGNWL, encoded by the coding sequence ATGAGAGAGCTTTATCAGCAATTGGAACAAAAGTCAACCACGAAAGCAGAAGCCTTGCGGAAGTCTCAATTAAGTTTATTAAACGATGAAAAATTCAGTCATCCTTACTACTGGAGTGCTTTTGTGCTTCTTGGGAACTGGCTGTAG